The region ACGCCCGGCGCGAGCGTGACGGTCGGCATCAGGCGGCCTCGAACTCTTCCTTCCCGGCGCCGCAGAGCGGGCAGACCCAGTCGTCCGGGATCGATTCGAACGGGGTGCCGGGCGGGACGCCGTTATCGGGGTCGCCGACGGCGGGATCGTACACGTAGCTGCAGACGATGCATCTCCATTTCGTCATCGGGAGCTCCATTGGCGACGTCATCCTATCTCGACGAACTGATCGGAGGGGGCCCCGCAGATCGGGCAGAAGTCCGGCGGCTTGTCCCCGACGTGGATGTAACCGCACACCCGGCATTTCCACTTTTTCATCGAAGGGCTCCTATGGGATGATGCCTACTTTATACCACACCTGCCGGAAGGAGAAGGCGTGGCGGGGGCGGAGGGGAACATCGCGGAGACGCCGTTCGTCGCGGCGGACGTCGAGACGACCGGCCTGTCGGCCGCGGACGGCCACCGGATCTGCGAGATCGCGCTGCTCCGCTTCCTGCGGGGAACGGTCATCGACTCCTTCGTGTCGCTCGTCAATCCGCTTCGTCCGATCGACCCGGGGGCGTCCGCGGTCAACGGGATCACCGACCCGATGGTCGCGGGTGCGCCGCCCTTCGCCGACCTGTTCCCCCGGATCCTCTCGTTCGTGGGCGACGATCCGCTGGTGTTCCACAACGCCCCGTTCGACCTTTCGTTCCTTCGGGCCGAGGCGCGGATGGCCGGCGGAGCGTGGCCGGACAACCGGGTGATCGACACGTTGGCCCTCGCCCGCCGCACCGGACGGTTCCGGTCCAACTCCCTGTCCTTCATCTGCGGAGAACTCGGGATCGGGTGTTCCTTCCATCGGGCGGAGGCGGACGCGTGGGCGGCGGGAAAATTGCTGCTTCGTCTATTGCGGGGGGCCGGATAGAGAGAAACATTTCCATTTTATCGGTAAAATATTCCTTATTATATTTATTCAATTCTACGTGAAAAAAATAAAACACGGTGCTGCAGAATATGTGTTTGAAACTATTTAGCAATTATTATCACCGTACACGAATCTCTCGGCATGCGGTTTGCTGTTTTATTGCTCCCTGTAAATATTCGGATTAGCACGTTGCCCGGCCCGCCCAGTTCCGGGCAACAAACAAGGGGGGGGAAGATGTCGATCGCGATCAAATTTTCGGGGAGGGTGCGGTGAAAAAAACAACAGGGTTGCTGTTCCTTGTGCTGGTGGCGACGCTTTTCCCGTTGAATGTCTTCGCCACCGGGGGAGCGATCATCAGCAACGGGACCATCCAGATGGGGGTGCACGACGAAGGACACCTCAACGTCCCCTACCCGGGTGATCCGCTCGGGATCGGCGCCATGGGACTTCGCTACGTCCCGACGGGCGCCGCTTCAACGGAACCGGGTTGCC is a window of Deltaproteobacteria bacterium DNA encoding:
- a CDS encoding rubredoxin — translated: MTKWRCIVCSYVYDPAVGDPDNGVPPGTPFESIPDDWVCPLCGAGKEEFEAA
- a CDS encoding rubrerythrin family protein, with translation MKKWKCRVCGYIHVGDKPPDFCPICGAPSDQFVEIG
- a CDS encoding 3'-5' exonuclease, encoding MAGAEGNIAETPFVAADVETTGLSAADGHRICEIALLRFLRGTVIDSFVSLVNPLRPIDPGASAVNGITDPMVAGAPPFADLFPRILSFVGDDPLVFHNAPFDLSFLRAEARMAGGAWPDNRVIDTLALARRTGRFRSNSLSFICGELGIGCSFHRAEADAWAAGKLLLRLLRGAG